GCATCTATTATATTCAGTTTTTAGAAGATATAAAGAATCAGTGAGCTCCGGCAATATTCGTTATTCGTTCCAGCAGCTTTATTGTTTGCAACATATCGGTTTGATCAATAGGGCTTTTTTTCTCAATAAAAAATTGTTCTATCATATCAATCAGTCGATCATAAAATCGGAGATCGCCTTCAGCAATTTCAAACCATTCACTTTGCTGCTGTGTATGTGCTACAAATTGAAAACTTTGACGATGCTGTAAGTACCCTCTAATTGAAGAGACCGTCCCATCCTGAAAGGTGAACGTGATAAAGTGTTGCTGCTCATTAAAGGTAACGGCTATGTCTTTGACAGATGTGCCTTTTAACGCACTGATCATTTCCACTGCATGGATTCCATAATAGAAATAGTCAAATTCCTGCAGCATCGGCAGTGGTGAGATGATATCCACTGCCTCGATGCTCTCTTTAGATTTTGCCAATTGAATTTCATCAGCAAATCGCAAAGCCGAGCAGCTCATCAAGGGCGTTCCCTTTTCATTGGCAAGTTCTACAATAGAACTCGCCTGCTCATAATTTAGTGCCAGTGGTTTATCGATAAAAATAGGTTTTTCCAAAGCAGCCAAATCTGCAAATTGCCCGAAATGTTGTGATGCATCAGCCGATGTAATGATAAACGCATCGCAAATATCTGACAGTTCCTGTAGTGTTGTCATAAAAGGAATTCCACTATCATTCAACTCCGCAGAGATTCGTTCAATCCGGTTTCTGCTCAAATCAATTGCAGAGCCTCCCCGATAAGCGAATAGCTTGTGACCTTTTTTCTGCAGCCTTTCACTGAACGCGATTGCATGGGTTGAATCCGTTCCGATTATCCCTATTTTCATAGAAGCCCCCTATTTAATACCTGACATTGTAATCCCTTCTGTGAAATAACGTTGGAAGAAAATAAAGATTAAAAATGTCGGGATAAATGAAATTGTTGCACCTGCCATTTCGACACCGAAGTTCCCCTCTTTTCCAAGCATCGAGGCAAGACCAACTGTAACAGGGAACATTTTTTCATTTGTTAAGTAAATTAACGGCTGGAATAAGTCATTCCAGTTTGAAATAAAGGCAAAAGTTCCTACTGTCGCAATTACCGGGAATGATAATGGTAAAATAATCTTGAAGAAGATTTGCCAATCGTTCGCTCCGTCAATATAGGCGGCTTCTTCCAAATCTTTCGGTATTCCCTGTAAAAATTGTCGTACTAAAAATACGCCCATGATTGCCCATAATTCAGGTACAATTAATGCCCAATA
This genomic window from Solibacillus sp. FSL R5-0449 contains:
- a CDS encoding carbohydrate ABC transporter permease; amino-acid sequence: MKKVISYTALAILAIIFIMPFIIMVFGSLKEVKQAQIDPLFWLPTNPSIQNYINIFSNGIFIRWIWNSIVITVIPVITQMLFAALLGYIFAKKQFWGKEAIFWIFMAVIMIPQQLFIIPKYIMFADFGWINTYWALIVPELWAIMGVFLVRQFLQGIPKDLEEAAYIDGANDWQIFFKIILPLSFPVIATVGTFAFISNWNDLFQPLIYLTNEKMFPVTVGLASMLGKEGNFGVEMAGATISFIPTFLIFIFFQRYFTEGITMSGIK
- a CDS encoding Gfo/Idh/MocA family oxidoreductase, encoding MKIGIIGTDSTHAIAFSERLQKKGHKLFAYRGGSAIDLSRNRIERISAELNDSGIPFMTTLQELSDICDAFIITSADASQHFGQFADLAALEKPIFIDKPLALNYEQASSIVELANEKGTPLMSCSALRFADEIQLAKSKESIEAVDIISPLPMLQEFDYFYYGIHAVEMISALKGTSVKDIAVTFNEQQHFITFTFQDGTVSSIRGYLQHRQSFQFVAHTQQQSEWFEIAEGDLRFYDRLIDMIEQFFIEKKSPIDQTDMLQTIKLLERITNIAGAH